CCGGTTCTACCAGTCCGATCTTACCTGCCAGCATCACCTGCTTATCATCCACCCGATAGAACAACAGTTGTTGTCCCTTGACGATCCTGGGAGCCAGTTGCGGGGGAAAAGAAAATTCTGCAACAAGGTCTTTGTTCTGGTAGATAGTAAACAACAGCTGTCCTGCGCTCACATACTGGCCTTCCCTCAGCATCACCGGAGTAGCTGCCGGCGTAGATGCGGGCGTAGATGCAGCCGGTGCACTGCTTTCCCCCATGCTGCTCATGCCATCGCCGGCAACAGCTGAGGCCGGCGATGCCGGAGCCGCAGCGGTGATGGCCTGTGCGGATTTCTCCAGTATGTAGCCATCGCTATTACTGTATACAGGAACACGGTACAGGATATTTCCTGATTTCAGCACCTGTTCAATTTGGGCAGGTTGCATTCCAAGTAGCTGTAAACGCTGCCTGGCACGGGTAAGCAGCTCATTATTACTCTTTGCTACGTATAGTAGTTCCCGTTGGGCAGCAGCCAGATCCGGTGAGTATACTTCCATGATCAGCTGTCCTTTTCTTACAGGCTGATAATTGTATTTTACCAGCAATCTTTCAATGCGGCCTCCTACCCTGCTGGAAATACTCGTTTGATTGCGGGTATCGTACCCTATGACGCCATTAACAGTAGCTGAATAGGTCCTCGTTCCCTGCTGCGGTGTTACATCCGGTATGGTGGCCACTATGCTGGCATTAACGGGACGGGTGAGCGCCACTACGCTGCTGTCTACCCGTTCTTCATGATACCCATGTTTCGGCGTTTTCACCGGGGCATTTCTGCAGGCGGCCAGCACAGCCAGCACGACGAATACGCCCGGGAGTATATTAACGATATAACTGTTTCTCATAATCCACGATCATTTCATAGAGTTTTAATTTTTCATCCAGCACATTTGATTGCATCATGGTCAATGCTTCCCAGGAATCGATCACATTGCTCAGTGCCAGTTTATTTTCCTGATAGTTCAAAAAATTTGCATCGAGGGTTTGCCGCAGTGCCGGTATGATCTTATCTTCCATGGCCTGTACCCGTTGTTCCATCGTGCGTATCTCGTACTGCATTCCATACAGCATACCCTGTGTTTCCTGCAGCATAGCTGCCTTCTCCTTTTCCATTGACTGTACATTATACTGCATGGCTTTGATGCCTGATTTGTACATCTTCGACGACCAGGGCACAATAGGAATACTGATCATGCCCATAGCGCTGAAAGCCTGTGGCATCATACCTCCTAAGGGATACATATGATCGAAACGGATCCTGAAATCCGGCTTTTTATCACGTTTCATGCTTTCGATATTCAGCTGCATGGAATGAATACTTTCGTTCATCTTCCATACATCCTTTCTCACGGCGGCCAGTGAGGCAGTATCGTAAGAAGAAGCCGGTTGAAAAACGGGATGAAAACTGGTATCTATTCCGAAGGGTTGATTGCCGGGTGCGTTCATCAGGCTGTTCAGCCACGCCATGGCCTTTGCGATGGCGCCCTCCTGCATGCGGATCATGTTACGGTTATCTTCTATTTTTGCATTGGCTTTAAACACGCCACTCAGCTGCGATTGATTATAAGGATATCTTATTTCTTCAATCTTCTTCATCATCAGCATGATCTTCTCATTTTCCTGCAGTACCGCAATCCGTTTGCTGGCGATGATCCATCCGTAGTACAAGCGTTTAGCCTGTGCCGTTAGTTCATTCAGTGTTACGTCGCGGCCGGCCAGTTCCACATTGCCCTGGGAAGCGATATAGCGCTTCTTTGCATTGAGTTTGGCAGGATTAGGAATATCCTGTTCCAGCTGCAGCATCAGACTGCCCTTGTCGCGTTCATCCATTACTTTCTGACCGGGATAAGGCGTCATGAAAGTTCCTGCTCCTACCATTGGTGCCATCCAGGCAGTGGCAGCATCGGCGCTGTAGCGGTAGCTTTCCGCCCTCAGTCCGTATGACTGCAGCAGCACATTATTCCGGCTGATACGTTGCAGGATGCTGTCGAGCGACAATACCTGCGTCTGCGCCAGCAATGGCAGGGGCATCCACAACAGCAGCCATATATATTTAATGATGTACTTCATGTATTTCCAGTTTTTTATGCTTACGCAGTTCATATTCTTTCGTCATCAGGAAAATCAGCGGTGTTACCAGCAGGATATGTGTGGAAGAAGTAAGCACTCCGCCGATCATCGGCAGCACGATGGGTTTCATCACATCTGTGCCCACGCCACTGGCCCACAGCACGGGCACCAGGCCGAATAACGATACACATACCGTCATGAGTTTAGGACGGAGTCTTTTTGCAGCTCCGTAAATCACATATTCGCGGATATCGTCGCGGGT
The genomic region above belongs to Chitinophaga sp. 180180018-3 and contains:
- a CDS encoding efflux RND transporter periplasmic adaptor subunit; translation: MRNSYIVNILPGVFVVLAVLAACRNAPVKTPKHGYHEERVDSSVVALTRPVNASIVATIPDVTPQQGTRTYSATVNGVIGYDTRNQTSISSRVGGRIERLLVKYNYQPVRKGQLIMEVYSPDLAAAQRELLYVAKSNNELLTRARQRLQLLGMQPAQIEQVLKSGNILYRVPVYSNSDGYILEKSAQAITAAAPASPASAVAGDGMSSMGESSAPAASTPASTPAATPVMLREGQYVSAGQLLFTIYQNKDLVAEFSFPPQLAPRIVKGQQLLFYRVDDKQVMLAGKIGLVEPVFRNGQNFAIARVYLGRDNFHAGQLLNASIPLIFNEGWWLPEKAVAWLGNKAVVFRNTGKGYVPQEVTVGAKVSQMVQVMTNINDWKVAANAAYLVDSESFIKISEPSQRQ
- a CDS encoding TolC family protein; amino-acid sequence: MKYIIKYIWLLLWMPLPLLAQTQVLSLDSILQRISRNNVLLQSYGLRAESYRYSADAATAWMAPMVGAGTFMTPYPGQKVMDERDKGSLMLQLEQDIPNPAKLNAKKRYIASQGNVELAGRDVTLNELTAQAKRLYYGWIIASKRIAVLQENEKIMLMMKKIEEIRYPYNQSQLSGVFKANAKIEDNRNMIRMQEGAIAKAMAWLNSLMNAPGNQPFGIDTSFHPVFQPASSYDTASLAAVRKDVWKMNESIHSMQLNIESMKRDKKPDFRIRFDHMYPLGGMMPQAFSAMGMISIPIVPWSSKMYKSGIKAMQYNVQSMEKEKAAMLQETQGMLYGMQYEIRTMEQRVQAMEDKIIPALRQTLDANFLNYQENKLALSNVIDSWEALTMMQSNVLDEKLKLYEMIVDYEKQLYR